From the Polyangiaceae bacterium genome, one window contains:
- a CDS encoding amidase, which produces MRDLFPVSVEDAVRRTRTHGERLCCHVTTRLDEALAEAEGRTGALAGVPYGLKDEFDTPHLPTTGGSWRFAKRHTPGVHSTPFRAFDEAGAVLIGKSNLSDLGLAPEASSYVGGSTKNPFDSTRTSGGSSGGSAAAVAYGMHAFDWGTDIGGSIRLPAAFCGVLGLKLSDEAWPIRELFPTVPESMRWLCGQGPFTRTTKQMRAVLKAAQAHMRLESAANDWSPRRVELYAPEPGRWPSFAADVVPVLQRALDLPVRTCAALPSPAKAREYYAGVWASHLDALIDEADAGLGLADGIAAVLSALLFRGRFGDRRIHPSTAELLLLIAIGHYTVFRNTDKAIANAMSIRNAYRDLWADGAIVVTPVCAHPPPRIYRSNWNPELLAYTVHGNLSDATGLSIPFGTFDGRLPRSIQLLGPPGSEQVLLDLADAIIAERDKCSVLRQPETFLD; this is translated from the coding sequence ATGCGCGACCTTTTCCCAGTGTCCGTCGAAGATGCCGTGCGTCGCACCCGCACCCACGGCGAGCGGCTCTGTTGCCACGTCACCACGCGTCTGGATGAGGCCCTTGCCGAGGCCGAGGGGCGCACGGGCGCACTAGCGGGCGTGCCCTATGGCTTGAAGGACGAGTTCGACACGCCTCACCTGCCCACGACGGGCGGCTCGTGGCGGTTCGCGAAGCGTCACACGCCCGGCGTTCACTCGACTCCCTTTCGCGCCTTCGACGAAGCGGGCGCCGTCCTGATCGGCAAGAGCAATCTGAGCGACTTGGGTCTCGCGCCGGAAGCATCCAGCTACGTCGGCGGCAGCACCAAGAACCCTTTTGATTCCACGAGAACCTCCGGCGGTAGTTCGGGCGGATCCGCAGCGGCGGTCGCCTACGGCATGCACGCCTTCGACTGGGGCACGGACATCGGCGGCAGCATCCGTTTGCCTGCGGCTTTCTGTGGCGTGCTCGGGCTCAAACTCAGCGATGAGGCGTGGCCGATCCGCGAACTCTTTCCCACGGTCCCCGAGTCCATGCGCTGGCTCTGCGGACAGGGGCCCTTCACGCGCACCACCAAACAAATGCGTGCAGTGCTGAAGGCGGCGCAAGCACACATGCGCCTGGAGTCGGCAGCGAACGACTGGAGCCCGCGGCGGGTCGAGCTGTACGCGCCGGAGCCGGGGCGCTGGCCCAGCTTCGCGGCGGACGTGGTTCCAGTGCTGCAGCGGGCGCTCGATCTTCCCGTGCGCACCTGTGCGGCGCTGCCTTCCCCCGCCAAAGCCCGCGAGTACTACGCCGGGGTATGGGCCTCGCACCTGGACGCGCTGATCGACGAAGCGGACGCTGGGCTCGGCTTGGCCGACGGCATCGCGGCGGTGTTGAGCGCGCTGTTGTTTCGGGGACGCTTCGGTGACCGCCGCATTCATCCCAGCACGGCGGAGCTGCTGCTCTTGATCGCCATCGGGCACTACACGGTGTTTCGCAACACCGACAAGGCCATCGCCAACGCCATGTCCATCCGCAACGCCTATCGCGATCTGTGGGCGGACGGCGCGATCGTGGTGACGCCCGTTTGTGCGCATCCGCCCCCACGCATCTACCGCTCGAACTGGAACCCGGAGCTTCTCGCCTACACGGTGCACGGCAACCTGTCGGACGCCACGGGCCTCAGCATTCCCTTCGGCACCTTCGATGGCCGATTGCCACGCTCGATCCAACTGCTCGGCCCACCTGGCTCCGAGCAAGTGCTCTTGGATCTCGCGGATGCAATCATTGCCGAGCGGGACAAGTGCTCGGTGCTGCGCCAGCCTGAAACATTTCTCGACTGA
- a CDS encoding S8 family serine peptidase, translated as MRFGAVAFSLLLTTTALAQNRLAKVDVKLLRALDSGLSTMGARLPSPGRAPAVIELQSPATPSVLRQLHKTGASLREIDGRALSYRRFVAAEVTANALPKLQALSVVKAVWLSPAAGPVPLDHSGALVGLAAGRGARPALDLLTGAGTTVADLDANVDVFHPSFFRGDAGYYDWIDVNADQVFTPGVDAVDLDRDGQASPAETAMGLKAETYSYLTGGDLVPERGAEFDPALDWIFLDENASGQREFGSKAGFDDSALAFGEPLFVPDDVNQNGSIDVGERFVRLGTSKFRKVQAKNQDGSVNHVFERGVDLAQLDTTYPGPGGSAELAPQHGTMTLSIVAGDAVLGGRRWVGMAPDAELVLTTDRGDTAAGLIWALGEKPDAVLFELSPWVGQPLDGSDVMSSIVDDSTKNDGVTHACAMGNMADSFKHTRTTLTTQGELDFQVPASINGQVPYFVGVSLNARGGTTSAVLTEPGGTLHPLTTGTTTLSNGAVLFVSVETTSRGTHFTDVILYTQSPSAPIPVGDYKLSLTPSAAGVVVDGYVFDDASSWGVGAKFVGSAVTNASTFGVPATSDHCIGVAAHTGHYEPDKWWFNYYTEGAGMVRDYSGRGPRIDGVQKPDIAAPDNPWAALAHGAYPAPDFPHGAMMVGGGTSAATPHVTGVAALLAQADIRGDAAIEALRKGAIADGKNGQTPNPEVGYGRLSIAGAFGVSDQGAAPSLELTATPPVAALGKPITLTATATDPNGELLEIKWDDDYDGTWDVGYAALANRDVVSAAPARRAYKARVRDASGRIDEAVVWVEWNLNGGGGNGGGNGNPGGGSSDSGCGCRTAGSTGSALSLSLALMALALGVARRRRKS; from the coding sequence ATGCGCTTCGGTGCCGTCGCCTTTTCGCTGCTCCTGACCACAACCGCCCTCGCTCAGAACCGCCTTGCCAAGGTCGACGTCAAACTGTTGCGCGCGCTCGACAGCGGGCTTTCGACCATGGGCGCACGCCTTCCGAGTCCGGGGCGCGCCCCGGCCGTCATCGAACTGCAAAGCCCTGCAACCCCCTCGGTCCTGAGACAGCTGCACAAGACCGGTGCATCGCTGCGCGAGATCGACGGACGTGCACTGAGCTACCGTCGCTTCGTCGCGGCAGAAGTGACTGCTAACGCCCTTCCCAAGCTGCAAGCGCTGAGCGTCGTGAAGGCCGTGTGGCTCTCACCCGCAGCTGGTCCGGTGCCACTAGATCACTCGGGGGCGCTGGTGGGACTGGCGGCGGGACGCGGCGCGCGGCCCGCATTGGATCTGCTCACCGGCGCCGGGACCACCGTGGCCGATCTCGACGCCAACGTAGACGTGTTCCATCCGAGCTTCTTTCGTGGCGATGCTGGCTACTACGATTGGATCGACGTGAATGCCGACCAGGTGTTCACGCCCGGCGTGGACGCCGTCGATTTGGATCGCGACGGGCAGGCTTCTCCTGCAGAGACGGCCATGGGGCTCAAGGCCGAGACGTACTCCTATCTGACCGGAGGAGACCTCGTGCCCGAGCGCGGCGCCGAGTTCGATCCGGCCCTCGACTGGATCTTTCTCGACGAGAACGCCAGCGGACAACGCGAATTCGGTTCGAAAGCGGGCTTCGATGACTCCGCACTGGCCTTCGGCGAACCGTTGTTCGTGCCGGACGACGTGAACCAGAACGGTAGCATCGACGTAGGCGAGCGCTTCGTGCGCCTCGGCACTTCGAAGTTCCGCAAGGTGCAAGCCAAGAACCAAGACGGCAGCGTCAACCATGTGTTCGAACGCGGTGTGGACTTGGCTCAACTCGACACGACCTATCCCGGCCCCGGAGGCTCTGCGGAGCTCGCGCCACAGCACGGCACGATGACGCTCTCGATCGTCGCCGGCGACGCGGTGCTGGGTGGACGCCGCTGGGTGGGCATGGCGCCCGACGCAGAGCTCGTGCTCACCACGGATCGCGGCGACACGGCGGCAGGGTTGATCTGGGCGCTTGGCGAAAAGCCCGACGCGGTGTTGTTCGAGCTTTCGCCCTGGGTCGGCCAACCCTTGGACGGCAGCGACGTCATGTCGTCCATCGTCGACGACTCGACGAAGAACGACGGCGTGACCCACGCATGCGCCATGGGTAACATGGCTGACTCGTTCAAACACACGCGCACGACGCTGACGACGCAGGGAGAGCTCGATTTCCAGGTGCCGGCCAGCATCAACGGGCAAGTGCCCTACTTCGTCGGCGTGTCCCTCAACGCACGAGGCGGAACCACCTCGGCGGTGCTGACCGAGCCCGGCGGCACGCTGCACCCACTGACCACGGGCACGACCACGCTCAGCAACGGCGCCGTGCTCTTCGTTTCCGTGGAAACCACGTCGCGTGGCACGCATTTCACCGACGTCATTCTCTACACGCAGTCGCCCTCCGCGCCGATCCCCGTGGGCGACTACAAGCTCTCCCTCACGCCGAGTGCAGCGGGAGTGGTCGTGGACGGTTACGTGTTCGACGACGCCTCGAGCTGGGGTGTCGGCGCCAAGTTCGTGGGCTCAGCCGTCACCAACGCGAGCACCTTCGGAGTGCCGGCCACTTCCGATCACTGTATCGGGGTCGCCGCCCACACCGGCCACTACGAACCCGACAAGTGGTGGTTCAACTACTACACCGAAGGCGCCGGCATGGTGCGCGACTACTCGGGCCGCGGCCCGCGCATCGACGGCGTGCAAAAGCCCGACATCGCGGCGCCAGACAACCCCTGGGCTGCACTGGCCCATGGCGCCTACCCAGCACCGGACTTTCCCCACGGCGCTATGATGGTGGGAGGCGGGACTAGCGCCGCGACTCCCCACGTCACCGGCGTGGCCGCGCTCCTGGCGCAGGCCGACATCCGCGGCGACGCGGCGATAGAAGCGTTGCGCAAGGGCGCCATCGCCGACGGCAAGAACGGTCAGACGCCGAACCCCGAGGTTGGCTACGGTCGCTTGAGCATTGCGGGTGCCTTTGGCGTCAGCGATCAGGGCGCCGCGCCAAGTCTCGAACTCACCGCTACGCCGCCCGTCGCTGCTTTGGGTAAGCCGATCACGTTGACGGCCACGGCCACGGATCCCAATGGTGAGTTGCTCGAGATCAAATGGGACGACGACTACGACGGCACCTGGGACGTCGGCTACGCCGCCCTGGCGAATCGAGACGTCGTGTCGGCGGCGCCAGCCCGACGCGCTTACAAGGCGCGCGTGCGCGACGCTTCGGGCCGCATCGACGAAGCCGTGGTGTGGGTCGAATGGAACCTCAATGGCGGCGGCGGCAACGGCGGCGGCAACGGCAACCCGGGCGGTGGCTCCAGCGACAGCGGTTGCGGCTGTCGCACAGCGGGCTCGACGGGCTCGGCGCTGTCACTCAGTCTCGCCCTGATGGCCCTGGCCCTCGGCGTAGCGCGCCGCCGACGCAAGTCGTAG
- a CDS encoding C-type lectin domain-containing protein: MLAALHRLVLLGTFTACACATSEDVEEAKKDASSGGGGGAAGSIGGGGFPGVDGGGGIPGTDGGGFPVADGGGGTSCGPEICNGLDDDCDSVVDNGACSSGCSGQSYKSHGYALCSTAKGLSEAAADCIAQSMRVARPNDAEENDWLRQTATAAGFGAFWLGATDWTTEGDWEWPDGLKFWTGGANGSAVGGAYANWAAKQPSGTAANDCMQMNATGQWTEVGCTKTAVYICEEY; encoded by the coding sequence ATGTTGGCCGCACTCCACCGCCTCGTCCTGCTCGGCACATTCACGGCCTGCGCCTGCGCCACCAGTGAAGACGTGGAGGAAGCGAAGAAGGATGCATCGTCCGGCGGCGGCGGGGGCGCTGCAGGCAGCATCGGCGGCGGCGGGTTCCCCGGCGTGGACGGCGGCGGCGGGATCCCCGGCACGGACGGGGGCGGATTCCCAGTCGCGGATGGCGGCGGTGGCACCAGCTGCGGGCCGGAGATCTGCAATGGGCTCGATGACGACTGCGACTCCGTCGTGGACAACGGCGCGTGCAGCAGCGGTTGCAGCGGGCAGAGCTACAAGTCCCACGGCTACGCGCTGTGCAGCACCGCCAAGGGCCTGAGTGAGGCCGCCGCCGACTGCATCGCTCAATCGATGCGCGTGGCGCGCCCGAATGACGCTGAGGAGAACGACTGGTTGCGACAGACCGCCACGGCCGCGGGCTTCGGCGCGTTCTGGCTCGGCGCGACGGACTGGACCACCGAAGGCGACTGGGAGTGGCCGGACGGACTCAAGTTCTGGACTGGCGGCGCGAACGGCAGCGCCGTGGGCGGCGCCTACGCCAACTGGGCCGCGAAGCAGCCAAGCGGCACCGCGGCCAACGACTGCATGCAAATGAACGCTACGGGCCAGTGGACCGAAGTCGGCTGCACCAAGACCGCGGTGTACATCTGCGAGGAGTACTGA
- a CDS encoding hemerythrin domain-containing protein — MESISQRFRRDHHALLKTFEDLRNAVEGADARTIQSVWTEFEQALNRHLDAEEEFILPALQAAHPGEVTSIRREHDRIRDLVFDLGIRADLRTLRRDVADALVHLLEEHAAREEIGVYALADRELKAQREGLFARLADRIDRVA, encoded by the coding sequence ATGGAAAGCATTTCCCAACGCTTTCGCCGCGACCACCACGCGTTGTTGAAGACCTTCGAGGACCTCCGCAACGCGGTGGAAGGCGCCGATGCGAGGACGATTCAGAGCGTGTGGACGGAGTTCGAGCAAGCCTTGAACCGCCACCTGGATGCGGAAGAGGAGTTCATCCTCCCTGCTCTGCAGGCCGCACACCCTGGCGAAGTGACTTCGATTCGCCGGGAACACGACCGCATTCGTGATCTCGTGTTCGACCTGGGTATTCGGGCAGATTTGCGCACGCTCAGGCGCGACGTCGCCGACGCATTGGTGCACTTGCTGGAGGAGCACGCGGCGCGCGAAGAAATTGGAGTTTATGCCCTCGCGGATCGCGAACTGAAGGCCCAGCGCGAGGGTCTGTTCGCTCGTCTTGCCGACCGCATCGACCGAGTCGCCTGA